DNA sequence from the Acinonyx jubatus isolate Ajub_Pintada_27869175 chromosome A3, VMU_Ajub_asm_v1.0, whole genome shotgun sequence genome:
ATCTCAAGCCTGCCTGCCTCAAATAGAAGGGTAAAGGTGGAAAGGGGTGGAAAGTGTTTTCAGTGTCAGAGAATGCCTCAGTTTTTCATACCTTCTTTCCTGTTCTGCTGGAGCCCTGACCCCAGGTCAAAGCCCCTCAGGGTTTTGATTTGTTATATGAAAAGTGGATTTTCCTAGGATTTGCAGAGGTTAAAGGGCCCCGTTAAAGGTATGagctggacacctgggtggctcaagtgtctgactctgggtttcggctcaggtcatgatctcacggtttgtgagttcaagccccgcatcaggctccacacggacactgcagagcctgcttgggattctctctccttctgtctctgcccctcccctgtgcaagcatgtttgctctctctcaaaataaataaataaacttaaaaaaaaaaaaaagaaagaaaaaaggtatgaGCTGGTTGGCCTTCACCTTCTCAGGCAGCTTGAAGCAGGTGGGCCCACCTGTCCCCGAGCAGCTCCGAGCTGTGGCCACATGGTCTGGGAAGGACCCAGGTCAGGCAGTGCTGAGGAGAGCCCTGAATGAGGCCTTGGGGGCAGCTGGCCACAGGCTCTTAGCACAGTGGCCTAAGTGAAACTGGAAGTCTCACCCAGAATGCTGGAGTCAGCTGGCACCTAGTGATCCAAGTTCAAACTCAGCAGTTTCTGCTGATTTCCTCCCCAGGGAGCTGAGGCCAGCACAGGTTCAAGCTGGAGGGGATTGGGAGGTCACTGCAGCCCTTCCCCTGATGGAGACCCAGCCCTCAGAGGGAGGGGCTGCCCCGAGGCCAAGGAGCTGGTTTCAGTAGAGAAAGCGTTTGCTTAAGAGCTTGTTGTGTAAACAAGATCCGAGGGATAAGCTGAGTAGAGTTGAGGGAACAAATTGTTTTTAGGGACCGGGCAGATCCAAAGTCTTATCAAGTGGTGAAAGAGGCCCAGCTCTTGGGAAACTGCTAACCTGTTGAGGCTTCTCCCTGTAGGTGAGAGGCCGGGCCTCCCTGGCTTTTGCCTCCAAGGGTGACATGGTCCCAGTGCATGGAGTCCTCTGCAGGCCTGCAtcccctcatctgtgaaacaggagACTCTGGTTTCTGCTGGCAGATTTGGCTCTCATGACAGTGTGCAGCTGAGGCTGGTCTGGCCGGGCCCTGACCCCGTGCCGTGTTGAGCAGCATCTCTAAGGGATGGAATCAATGCATTGGGAAAGGTCGCTGCTGGTCGGTCTCCTAGGGCCTCCTCAGGAAAGCtgagggaaggcagaggcagTGGGCAAGAGGGAAGTGGGGTCTCAGTGAgtatgggtgggtgggggtcccCTGAATGCTTGGGCCTCCCCTTGCCCTGCCAGGCTGTGGGAAGCAGTCCGCTGTGGGCCTGGGATGGGAGCATGTGGGGATGAGGGGACCCACTCTGCCTGCCTGGTGGGCAGTATTCTTTACTACGGAAGGTTTAGGGGAGGCTTCGAAGCTCGGTGGAGACAGGACAGGTGTAGGAAGCACCACCTGGGGACAGTGTAGACAGGATGTGGCCTGCGGTGCAGgcggagggcagggaccatgccaGTTCATTTAGATGGGCCGTGACAGCTCAGACAGGCCCTTCTGGGGCCAAAACCTTTTTCTTCGGGGGGTGAGGAAAGAGGTAGGGTTTGGGTTTTGTACTTTCAGAGGAAGCTCAGTGGTATTTCTAGCCTGGTGGTTTCTACACATGTCTGAAGCTTCCCTCCAGACCTGAGCTCCTGGAAGCGGAGGCTCCACCTGGGCCAGCTCTGCCCCAGGCAGCCTCGGGAGGCCAAAGGTCCTGTCTGGCTCTCCTTGCTCTGCTCCCTTCAAGGGTGAAACTCCGTGGCCTGTGGCCAGGATGTGGCGATGCCTCTCCCGCTGAGGAGGTCCACTCCCCACTGAGGAGGTCCACTCCCCGGAGCCCAGCCTTGGGCGGAACCTGCCTCTGACAAGTCTGCACAGAGCCTCCTGTgagctggctccctcctgcctctcttccacccacctctgcctctctgccaccTCTATCCCAGCTCTTCCTAGGCAGGCGCCAGAATCCTCTTTCCCGCGCTGAGCTGCGCTGGCTCCCCGGGTTAGAGCAGTGGCCCTTGTTGGTGGGGAGTTTACTGCACGCCAGGCTCTCTTAGGTTCTTTATGTGTATAACCTCCTTGAATTTTTGCAGCCATCCTGAAACGTAGATATTActactgtctccattttacagatggagagactgaggccATAAGAGGTTTCGTGATGTCCTCAGGGCCACACTGGGTGCCCTGAACTGTGCTGCTTTGCCTCTTTATTCATTGTTTGTTTTGGCCCCTGACACTGGGGCCCTCGAGATGGGTGTATCACGAACTCATTTGGGTCAAGGCCGTGTTGCTGAACGGACACTCATCGCTACCCTTCCTGCCACCTGGCTTGTTGGGTCTTCTCTTCTCCAACCGCTGTTCTGGAACTAGTATTTGGGAGCTCTCCGCACCCCCACGCCGCCCTCCTCCAGCTTTCCGCGCAGGCCTGCTCGGCCGTGTGTGGTGCGCCCTGCCTCCTCCCGGCCCCGCTCTCTGGGTCTGCTGGTGCAGCTCCTGTCTCAGGAATTGGGGAGGTGTTTGCACTCTGGCACCTGCAGCCTCTCAGCCGGACCAGGCAGACAGCATTCCTGGGACAGCTGTTTGTACACGGGGTCCATTCCAGGCTTATGGCTCGTTTGTCGCCACCTCCTGAGTGCAGGGCCTCCTTTAGATCAGTCTCATCTGTCACCAGCCTAATGGGCAccctgtccttccttccccaaGTGGGTCTGCATCCTGTCCTTCCTGTGGATGAGAAAACAGACCAGGTGTGGGAAGAAGCATGTGTCCTGCGTGGCCAGCCCTGCCTCAGCACAGACGACTTACCCGTGCCcgtccctgccctcacccccccccGCCCGTGAGGCCCTCAGTGTCCATACCCTGGTGCTCAGCATGCTTTGGAATGTCTCTCTGGAGTCAGGGTGTTGGGGGATTGTTCCTGAGGCTCTTAAACTTGTCTTGGCCCCTGAAGCTCCCTGGCCAGTGGCCCCAAGACCTGATTTTCAGTGTAGGGTGAGCTGACGGGGTCCCATTGTGGCCACAGCCTGTGTTCCGAGTAATGGCATCTTCTGTCTGCTCTTCTGAGAGGTCTGGGGCTCCCTTACCAGACTGAGCCTCTTGGGACAAGAGCCCTGCCCCCCTCAGGTGTTTCTGCACCCCTAGTACCTAGCACAGGGCTGTGTCATCATAACGTTCAGGGGTGCGGGGGGGACCAGAGGGTGGCCCTGAGCTGTGGGTTCCAGAGCCACACACAAGGGTTTCCTTCCTGTTCtatatgtgtgtggtgggggagctCACTCAGCTGTCTAGGACAGGGACCCCAGAGTAGCAGGGCCTTGGCCAGGCCTCCACTCATACCCTTTTCTGATCCTTTTCCAGCAAATAGTGGCCACAAATGTGCCCCCTGAAGATCAGGATGGCTCTGGGGATGACTCTGACAACTTCTCTGGCTCAGGTGCAGGTGAGCTGACATGGGGGCCCCATCCCAAGATGGCAGTGGGCCATGAGCTGGGGGTGGCAGTCAGGCAGCCCCCCGGCAGGGTCTGAAGGGTGATGTTAGGGAAGAGAATGGGGTCCACGCTGCAAGGAAAAGGCATATATGGGTTGCGGGAGTGAATGTTGGGGTTCCAGGAGGCCCTGGGGACTGCCTGCTGCAGACAGACTTGGGGTCATCTTCTTCTAACTCCCTGGGCAACCTTTAGAAAGGTGGACTTCTCCGagcttctatttcctcatctgtaaaatgggaatatgtCTTGACTTCATACAATTGTTGGGAGCTGTAAGGTAACATAAAGCCTGGTGGCATGTAGATCTTCCATAAATGTCCCTTATCTCCCCTATTTCCCCTTTCCCTGGGGGAGTGGAGTCCTTGAGCTAGAGGTAGCCATGGAGGCCTCCCGGAGGAGGTGCTTTTGACCAGGATTTTGGAAGAGGGCTGAGGCCATCCGTGGGGAAAGTGGCCGAGGTAGGGGCCTGGGAGCTGGAAGGTAGGATGCAGCCCTCtgttcttgggggggggggggggtgctgagcctttctggggagagggcaggtggAACAGGGAGGGGGCCAGAGAGGAGTGTGCACCAGGGACAAGGCATTCAGGCCCTGAGAGTGCCCTCACCCAGAGAGCGAGCTTCATTAGCCACCGGAAAAGTTCCTTCCCAGACGGCCTTGATGTCTTATGGTTCCAGGGACCAGGCTGTCCGCAGGCACGTGCAGCAGAAAAGGGCAGCTGTCCTTGTCCATTTTCCAAAGCTGAGTTTAGCCTCAGCTCGTTCTGCCCTGGGGAAACCACTTCTCACAACAGGGTTCGCTAGGCGGGCCTGGGAGTCAGAGCTGTGGGCCCTTGTCCAGGCCTTCCTCACTGCGTGAGCCTGGCTGGGCCCGAGGTCTGGGCGTCCCCCACTCCAACAAGCTCTGCCTCTGGGCCTGCAGGTGCTCTGCAAGATCTCACCTTATCACAGCAGCCCTCATCCACCTGGAAGGGCACGGAGCTCCTGACGGCCATGCCCACGGCCCCAGAGCCCAGCGGCACAGATAACACCGCCACCTCCACATCCGTCCTGCCGGCCGGAGAGAGGCCTGAGGACAGAGAGGCAGTGCTTCCGGCAGAGGTGGAGCCTGGCTTCACGGCCAGGGAGAAGGAGACCACCCACCCACCCGGCGAGACCACGCCACAGCCGACCACTCACCAGGCATCAACAGCAAGAGCCACCACGGCCCAGGGGCCTGTCACCTCCCATCCCCACAGGGACATGAAGCCTGACCACCATGAGACCTCAGCTCCTGCAGGACCCAGCCAGCTCGACTCTCACGCGCCCAGTGTGGAGGACCGTGGTCCTTCTGCCACTGAGAAGGCTGCCGAGGATGGGGTCTCCACTCAGCTCCCAGCAGGAGAGGGCTCTGGGGAGCAGGTGAGTGCTCACTGtatcctctgtgtttcctgggaCGTTAGTACCGCTGGCTTGGTCATCTGGCACACTCAACACCCTGTGCCCCGTAAGCGTGTCCTGTTCCCGCCAGGAAGACAGGCTCACGCGGTCCCACCTTCCCCCTGCCTCCAGGGCCAAGCCCAGAGCGGGACAgactaaatatgagacctgagcAAAGGAGTCCTTCAAGATCCCCTAAAACAGGGCTTCCCAAACTTAAGCAGGGCCCCTGCTGCGGGGCAGGGGAGAAGCCCTACCAGGTCTTTCGTTAGATCTTAGAGTCATGGTCATTTTACACTTTACATTACAATGAgcctatttattttcatataaatacaaGCGCTTTGTCTCGCTTGCTGTGATATCTGCCACAGTCCAGCCAGGGTCTGGTGTGATGTGGTGAGAGGTGCCTGGCTTTGGGGTCCCCGAGGGCTGGGTTGGGTGTGTCTGAGCTGGTGGCCGCGGTGACTAGGGACTCCTGAGCTGCTTCTGGGTTTAGAAATAAAACTggatgctgctgctggtggtggccCTCCGCAGCCTGCAACTGTCCCTGCCCTCCCGTAGGACTTCACCTTTGACATATCTGGGGAGAACACAGCCGTGGCCGCTGTGGAGCCCGACCAGCGGAATCAGCCCCCAGTGGACCGTGGGGCCACGGGGGCCTCCCAGGGCCTCCTGGACCGGAAGGAAGTGCTGGGAGGTGAGTTCCTTTCAGGTGGGTGGTAGGGGGGTGCATACCGCTGCTTGGGGGTTGGGGCGCTGGAGTGGGGCTGAGCGCGGCCACCTCGGGGGCTGCCCGGTGTGAGGCAACTACTGCCTAACTGAGCTGAGCcggcctccctgcccacccccccaacagGGGTCATCGCTGGAGGCCTCGTGGGGCTCATCTTCGCCGTGTGCCTGGTGGGTTTCATGCTGTACCGGATGAAGAAGAAGGACGAGGGCAGCTACTCCTTGGAGGAGCCCAAACAAGCCAACGGCGGGGCCTACCAGAAGCCCAGCAAACAGGAGGAGTTCTACGCCTGACAGGGACGGggctcctcctgcccctgccactCGCTAGGCCCCCACTTGCCTCTTCCACGAAGAACTGCAGGCCCTGCCACCATGCCACCTCCCCGGCTCCCTGCCCACGGACTTCCGGGGCACGCTGGGGgctctcctctgcttctctgactTCTGCCTGGAGACTTGGGCGCAAGGGCTTTCTCGCACGTGACTTTTCTGCCACCGCCAGCACCTGGCATCTCATCATTCTGACTCAGTTTCTCCAACCTGGAGCAGCCCCTCCCCGGACCCGATTCTGGAGACAAAGGGGACCCTGCTGCTTTGGACCTGGATGGCCCGCTTGGCCGAGGGCTGGCTCATCTGTCGCACTTGCTGGTGGGGACCAGTGGTCTGGGGGCACATTTCCACCCTTGAGTGGCAGGGAGAGGAGTTCGGAGCTCCATCAGAGCGACGTTTTGCGGGGAGGTCTCATTTAGATACCAACTTGTTTTTGCACATGTTTCCTCTAGTTTCTTTGTTCATAGCCCAGTAGACTTGGTTACTCCCGAGGTAAGTTAAGTAAGTTGATTTGGTTACCCCCATCTTGCTTCCCTAATCTACGGCGAGGAGACAGCATCAGGGTTAAGAagactgtttttgttgttgttgttgttttgttttttaactaggAGAACCAAATCTGGAAGCCAACATGTAGGCCTAGTCGGTGTGTTGTCTCTGAGTTTGTCACTCACGTGTGCAACAGGGTATGGAATGTCTGTCGGGTGGCCCCATTGGGGGGCTGGCTGATCCTGGCAGCCGTGGGCAGTCACGTCTGGAGCGGTCACGCTTGTGTCCACGGACTCGGGGCCGCTGCCGTGGCCCAGGCTGCCGTGATGTTGAGCTGTGTGAGGACAGAATCCCGGCACCTCAAGCTGGGGACCGAGAAGAGAGGACTGTGGGGTGAGCGAGGTGGTAGTGGCCCCAGAGAATCTCCTGAAGACCGAGCCCTTCCTTTGGTGCTGTCTCTGGGgcacattttcttctagaaggtgATGAAAGGGGCCTGGGCACACCTGTCATGGAGCTGCTCCACGTACGACCAGGTTCACCTCTGATTAGCTCCTGTGGCCCTGCCCCCTGGGCTGGAATCAGGAATATTCCAAAGAGAGATAGTCTTTTGCTTTTGGCAAAACTCTACTTAATCCAATGGGTTTTTCCCTGTACAGTAGATTTTCCAAATGTAATAAACTTTAATATAAAGTAGTCATGTGAACTCTACTTGCCTTTGCCTCTTCTCTCTGTGCTGGCTGTGTGGACCAGCCTTTTCTCTAAACACAAATGATATTGGGAAACTTGGCTAAAAACTCTATGCCTTTATCTTTCTTGTGGGGAGGGATGCTGCGGCCAGAGTCCCtctgatttgtttcctttttgtttttcgtCTTTGCTGAAATTCTGCTGGAGGTCGGTAGGTTCAGCCAAGGTTACATAAGGCCTGATAGGAATTTCTGTGTTGCCAACCTCGACGCACTGTCTCCTGAATGGCTTATGAAGCTTTGATGGCTTTGGCACAGCTTTACCTGGGGCCATTGGCCCCGCGGAGGCCTGGGGCCAAGGCCTGCTCTCGGACACCTTGGACAGACCTCCTCTTACACCTTTGCTAGGACCAGAGTCTCCAGCCCAGTCCTCCTGGGAACTCCCACGCTCGCCTGTCTGACAACGTCCCGCTGCTCTGTTGGATGCTCCAAGAGGGGGGCCATCTGTGACTCTGAGATGCTCCGCCAAGCAAAGGGAACCCGTGCTCTGTGTTCCATACTGAGACTTTCTGCCCGGAGTGTGTGATTGGACAAGACtcgggggatggggaaggggtcTGTGACTGctcatctctgctcctccctgggatGGGCTGAGCCTGTGGCTGGGCCCATTCATGGAACTGTAATAAACAGCACTTGTCATTTTGGGCTGTGGTGGTGGTTGAGTCTCTTCTTGGCCTGGCAATGTCCTTCCCTGTCACCTTCTTGGAGAGAGACTCGTTCTGGGTTGTGATGTGCCTCGGTGGGGAACAGTAGGATCAGTGCCAGTCCCTCTGCAGTGAGGGAGTGCTGTGTCCCCCCTCTGTCTGGCCTTGGTTGTCCTACCTCCTCCCAGGGGTCTCTGTCTCCTGCCCAGATCGTCCTTCTTGCTCTCCTAGATCCTTCCCTACCTTGTGGACACAAGAGCTTCCTACTGACTGAAAGTTTGCTAGCTACCCTGTGCACTCATTGTCATGCAACACCCGAACGCTCCCCAGCAAAGTGCCAAAAGCCTAGAAATGTCTACATGGAAAAACTACAGTGAAAAATTTGAAAGTTGAAAAAGCACAATGCACGGCAGGAGCCCAGTGTCctgagggcacctggctgcccTCCCCTTAGAGTCCCATCCAGGCTGCCACCCAGCCCCTCAGCTGCCCCTCTGTGGCCGGTCTccctgcctggggctcctggCATCGGAACCCCCGGCTTCAGGTGCTATCCTGAACCCCAGGTGTGTCCTGGGAATGTAGGGCAAGAGGGACCATTCCTTCCAGGGCCCTGCACCTGTGGGTGGAGTGGGGACAGCAGGCTCTGGGCGGCATTGCAGAGTGAATTATACTTTCCCCGACATATTGTGCTCAGAGTGTTCGGAGGCCAAGACAAAGACCTTAGCTCATCCATTTGTTCTACATTGAAAACACTGAATGCCTATTTTCTGCCAGCCCCTACTTACAGTTGTAAATAGGCAACTTGAATATTAACACTTCTACTGAGCTCACTATGGGCCAGGGGCTGCTCCACACCACACCTGGGTTATTTCATCCACCACCGACAGCTAACCCATCTCTGAGACCTCACTACCGTGTGCCCCCTTCACAGACACAAACTGGCACACAGAGGAAGCAACATGTCAGTGAGCAGCGGAGCTGGGTTTGGACGCAGGCAGCCTGGCCCCCGAGTCCACAGTGGGCCGTGCATACACTGAAGGCAGCACTAGGACTGAGAGGGCTCGACGTCCCTTCCACGTGGGACCTGCAAGGTTCCAAGACCCAGCGTCCACCTGCTCCCATCATCTCTAAATGGCAAAGCTGTGCCGCTGCCCGCGGCTTCTCTTGCTCTGCTAATTCCCTTTCTGGGTCTGTGCTCCATCGTGTGGTGCTCTGTGCTCCTGCCGGGAGCATCCCCACCAGACGGCATTACCCAAACAGGATGGTGCCATAAAACCAGGTTCACTCAGTGAACCTAACAGAGAAGTGAAAATGTGAAGGGGGTTAACATCATATTCAAGTTtctcaggcacccctgcctcaggggatttctccctgcccttctcagtcCTTAGCTTGCTGCCCTGCTTCCCACCACCTtgacccccttctcccctcttttcTGCGTTTTCAagactccccctgcccccctctgctGGGAATGGAGCAAGGAGTGATGTGTCCTTTTTTCCTCACCTTTACATCTCACCGTGGTGCGCCTGGCCATGTGTTCCTACGTTGTGTGGGGATGAGGGCTCCTTGAATTTTCCACCAAGAGTTCGTACAAGTTCTTTCCTCAACTGACGAGCGAGCCATCTCCTAAATCGATTGTCACCTTCTTAATTTAAGccagtttctgttttaaattgcACTTTCTGCCTCGCTTGCCTCTCAAGTTTGCTCCAGATCACAAGGTTACCCTGTGCCTTCACATCCAGAACAAAGATGCTTCGTGCTCCTCTCAGGGACGTCATGGTAGGGGGCTCAGTGTGGGTAGGTTGGGAGAGGTACCCAGAGGTGGCACTTGAAGGATAGAGGCATCtcaaatggggggtgggggtgggaggcatttcaggcagaaggTCCAGCTTTGGCAAAAATAGGGattcaaagggcacctgggtggctcagttggttaagcgtccgactttggcttaggggtcatgatctcgaggtctgtgagttcgagcccctcgtcaagctctgtgctgacagctcagagcctggagtctgctttgtattctgtgtgtccccctctctctgcccctcccctgctctcgctctgtctctctctcaaaaataaataaacattaaaaaattttttatggacTCAAGAGGCTTCATGCTGATGAGGCATGAACACAGGTGTGGGAAGAGATGATGCTGGAATATGGTGAGAAGTCACCTGCAACTTCTCTGCGGGTCTTTGAGGAGGGAGCAGATCCGGGAACCGGAGGGATGTGAGGCTGAATCCCAGGACAGCAAAGAGATGGGGAAGAGGAGCTGGGTTTGAAAACTTGTTCAGAGGTGAAACCGGCAGAACCTGTAAGGCCTGTCCCCACTTCACTGGGCCTCACCTTGCCCTCCCCAGGTGCACTTCTCACGTGGAGTGAAGGTTGTCCTCTGAGCGGGTGGTCATGGGGGGCAGAGGTGATGGGAGCCCACTGCTGGGCCTCAGGGGGGTCATCTGATGCCACTTCCCAGGTTGGCATTTCTGGTAGGTGGACCCCAAGAAGCATCTGGGGAAAAAGTCTTCTTTTAAATGGGTCTGCAGGGGACTGCCACACAGGAGTGTGGGGCTGTGCCCCCTGCTCCGAGGCTCGCTCTCCACCTCTGTCTCCgtcagcaacccccccccccccatcccctttctctccagcctGGCACAAGAGCGAGGCAGGCTGGCTGCCTTGGAAGACCTGAGCTCTGGTTCCCAGAGCTGCAGAAGCAGAAGGGGAGGGCCCTGAGCCAGGGGACCCTCGAGGAGCTTGGGATCCTGCCAGCTCTGCCTGGCCGTGATCACAGCTCTCACCTGgctttctccctccaccccccccccctccccagcatcaTAGCACCCCGTCACCCAGTGCCTTCTTTGAGCATCACCAGCTCTACACCTGCTGGCAGAGTGCGGGGGTGCGTGTGAACGCACTCCCAAATTGGGCCCTTGGCCGTGTTACCGTATGCCTGCTTTGCTTCAAGCCTGGGCTCACAGCTCTAAGGAGAGGCACTGAGGCCTCTGTGCCCCTGAACTTCTGGGTCACTCCTCTTGGCACCTCTCACCACATCACCTAGGTGTGTGCTTCCACATTGGCTTCCTGCTACCCTGGGTGCTTCCTGCAGGCGGACGCTTTATTATGACCCAGCACGAGGCATGCGCTCACTGCAGAAAGGGAGTCTTTGCCTTTGGGGTGCTCCCTGTAGCCACCTGGAGCTGCTTGCCGTCTTGCTCTGAAAGTCAAGCTCGAAGCTTATTCACAGTGCAAGGCACCCCCGCACCCCACAACAGAGGCTCACATTAGAGATGGATGATAGCTGGGGAGCACGTGGAGCGCCCGGAACTCTTCCAGGCGGCTGGAGAGCGTGCCAATGGACACGTGCATGGTGGAGCAGAATCTGACGAAGAGAAACCTGTAGCTTCCTTCTAATCCAAGCGGAAGGAGGGCTCGCGTCCGCTGGAGGCTTCATTCACCATACAGAGCCCGAACGTGGAAACAAACCCCAAACAGGACAACGGCGAACTAGATGGTGACACGCTGATGCAGTGGAATACTCCTCCGCAGTCAAAGAAACGACCAGCTGCTGTTCCACGTACAACATAGATGAGTATCACAGGCAATGCGTTAAGCtcaagaaaccagacacaaaagagccCCGATggcatgattccattcatataaagTTCAGGAACAGGCAAAGCTAATCGATGGTAATAAAAGCCCGTGGTGCTTCTGATGGGGGTGTGGGATTGGCAAGGCAGGAACATGAAGGAAGCTTCTCTGGAAGGTTCTCTGGCTTGATGTAGGTGGTGATTACAGGGGTGTATGCATACGTAAGGCAATCATCAAGCTATACGCTCCAGATGAGCATATTCTGTGTATGTTATTCTGCAATAAGAAAGTtaaagtggggagggaggctttTAAAAGGGCTTCTGAGATTCTAATTAGTTCCTTTAAACCCCACTGTAGCTTTTTCAGCAAAAAAACGAGGGAGGCCCACATGGCCTACGTTTTCTTTGGGATCCCAGAGGATTCTAATTTATGGGCAGAGAGGCCCAGGGCTAAAGCCTTTCCCAGCCGTGGGCCGAACAAGATCAAGCCGGCTGCCTCCCGGGTCggcagcccgatgcagggcccgtGCGCCGGCCAGGAGGGTGGGCACCGGGCGGAGGCGTCCCGATGACCCTTGGCCCGGAGCTGCAGCCGGACCCCGCGCCTCCTCTGGGTCCTGGGAGCTGCCCGGTGCAGCGGTGTTTCCAGCGCTTAGGGCCGGGAGCTAAGCCGCAACTCCGCTCCAGGAAAATATTTGTTCAGGGACTTGGCACcaccaaagaggaaataaaagccaCCGTGGAGTGAGCGGGCGGCGCTGCTGCGGGTTGCTTTGTCTGCCCCTGCAGACTGCCTCGGCGGGCCCTGAGGCCCCGGGATCCCGCCCCACTAACAGGCCTGCTCGAGAGCCGAGCCTGGGTGCCAGCTGTGCGCTCGTTCATTTCAGGAAATCATCTGTCAGTTCCGTCAGCAATCGCTGTTGAAACCCACCGTGTGCCAGGCATAGAGCTGGGCCCTGGACGCTGTCGGTGAACCAGGGCCTGTCCTCACCTTCCAGGCCATTGTGAGatagtgttgggggtggggggtggctgaCGGGCGGAAGAGGCCTCACAGCGTGATAGGAGCGCCTGCCTGACAgaggtgaggccagggtgctggggagccagccaggca
Encoded proteins:
- the SDC1 gene encoding syndecan-1, translated to MRRAALWLWLCALALRLQPALPQIVATNVPPEDQDGSGDDSDNFSGSGAGALQDLTLSQQPSSTWKGTELLTAMPTAPEPSGTDNTATSTSVLPAGERPEDREAVLPAEVEPGFTAREKETTHPPGETTPQPTTHQASTARATTAQGPVTSHPHRDMKPDHHETSAPAGPSQLDSHAPSVEDRGPSATEKAAEDGVSTQLPAGEGSGEQDFTFDISGENTAVAAVEPDQRNQPPVDRGATGASQGLLDRKEVLGGVIAGGLVGLIFAVCLVGFMLYRMKKKDEGSYSLEEPKQANGGAYQKPSKQEEFYA